One stretch of Rhizobium rhizoryzae DNA includes these proteins:
- a CDS encoding PAS domain-containing sensor histidine kinase gives MKTRNLASRKAVGANDDVTRTSRGEWKRMAGQWQKSGASGMRRFYNGFRLGLASTALSGFAGAALAQERVLPTGRLFSSSEVIFSSLAIGAIAAALLSTIWLMRQKGNLEAESQEIRGALSDAQQRISKYEALIADKNRRIVIWEAGPSRPEILGQLPTETGAPADDREFLAFGKWIRAHSAVELERGIETLRSDGRTFDLVVETQRDEILEVQGRVSGGKAFVRFIALNNLRAELAELKIERERLVSSMNLFQSLLDALEQPVWHRDAEGKLAWVNHAYGDAVEASSPAQAVRESREFLGTIAREQIRAAATPTSPYHDRISTVVRGNRTLFEVVDVVASAGSAGMAIDVTEAEAIRAELARTLTSHAETLDHLATPVAIFDREQRLQFYNQAFVRLWDLELGFLESHPDHNELLDKLRSRNKLPEQLNWRNWKEQVLSVYRALDTQTNRWHLPNGQTLQVIATAHPQGGVTWVFENLTEQVDLETRYNTLVKVQGETIDHLAEGVAVFGPDGRIRLSNPAFRALWGITEEQTKPGTHIKAIEAACAVEYEKPDGWRLFGQMLTNFDDERPSLQGTFELTSGIVLDYAVIPLPNAQTMLTFVNMTDSARAERALKEKNEALRKADELKNDFVQHVSYELRSPLTNIIGFTDLLKTPGIGPLNERQSEYVDHISTSSSVLLTIVNDILDLATVDAGIMELSYSDVELDDLLDDVAMQIADRLNENSVMLEIVAPRGMGSIVADQQRLKQILIKLITNAANFAPEGSTITLSSWREGLNVYFSVADNGPGIPEEVLPTVFNRFSSGKGGKRSGAGLGLSIVESFVHLHKGDVKIDSKPGVGTTVTCRIPSAVYARSVAAE, from the coding sequence ATGAAGACGAGGAATTTAGCCTCACGCAAGGCTGTTGGCGCAAACGATGACGTTACGCGAACGTCTCGAGGTGAATGGAAGCGCATGGCTGGACAGTGGCAGAAATCAGGAGCATCTGGCATGCGCCGCTTCTACAACGGATTCCGGCTTGGCCTGGCGAGCACGGCGCTTTCCGGCTTCGCTGGGGCAGCGCTTGCGCAGGAACGCGTTCTTCCCACCGGTCGCCTGTTCTCGTCCTCGGAGGTTATCTTCTCGTCACTTGCCATTGGCGCCATCGCGGCGGCACTGCTTTCAACCATCTGGCTGATGCGCCAGAAGGGCAATCTGGAAGCGGAAAGCCAGGAGATACGCGGCGCGCTTTCTGACGCACAACAGCGTATTTCGAAATATGAAGCCCTGATTGCCGACAAGAACCGGCGTATCGTCATTTGGGAGGCGGGTCCTTCGAGGCCGGAAATTCTCGGCCAACTTCCAACGGAAACCGGCGCGCCGGCAGACGACCGCGAGTTTCTGGCATTTGGCAAGTGGATCCGCGCTCACTCCGCAGTCGAGCTTGAGCGGGGCATCGAGACCTTGCGTTCCGATGGCCGCACTTTCGATCTGGTGGTCGAAACGCAACGCGACGAGATTCTGGAAGTTCAGGGGCGTGTTTCCGGGGGCAAGGCTTTTGTGCGCTTCATTGCTCTGAACAATCTCAGAGCGGAGCTTGCTGAGCTCAAGATCGAGCGAGAACGGCTCGTGTCTTCCATGAACCTCTTCCAGTCGCTTCTCGATGCTCTGGAGCAACCGGTCTGGCATCGCGACGCGGAAGGCAAACTTGCTTGGGTCAACCATGCCTATGGTGATGCTGTAGAGGCTTCCAGCCCGGCGCAGGCAGTGCGTGAAAGCCGCGAGTTTCTCGGTACGATTGCGCGCGAACAGATTCGGGCAGCCGCAACACCGACCTCACCGTATCACGATCGCATTTCGACCGTCGTTCGCGGCAATCGCACACTGTTCGAGGTCGTGGACGTCGTTGCGTCTGCCGGTTCTGCCGGCATGGCAATCGATGTAACGGAAGCCGAAGCCATCCGCGCGGAACTGGCCCGCACCCTGACAAGCCACGCGGAAACGCTCGATCATCTGGCCACGCCTGTCGCCATTTTCGATCGTGAGCAGCGCCTGCAGTTCTACAACCAGGCTTTCGTCCGCCTGTGGGATCTCGAACTTGGCTTCCTTGAAAGCCATCCGGATCATAACGAACTGCTCGACAAGCTGCGCAGCCGAAACAAGCTACCAGAGCAATTGAACTGGCGGAACTGGAAGGAACAGGTTCTCTCTGTTTATCGTGCGCTCGACACGCAGACGAACAGATGGCATCTGCCAAACGGTCAGACGCTTCAGGTCATTGCGACCGCACATCCGCAGGGCGGCGTGACCTGGGTCTTCGAGAATTTGACCGAGCAGGTGGATCTTGAGACCCGCTATAATACGCTCGTCAAAGTACAGGGCGAGACAATCGATCATCTCGCCGAGGGTGTTGCCGTGTTTGGTCCGGATGGTCGCATTCGCCTGTCAAACCCGGCATTCCGAGCGCTTTGGGGTATCACGGAAGAACAGACAAAGCCCGGCACGCATATCAAGGCCATCGAAGCCGCCTGCGCTGTGGAATACGAAAAGCCGGACGGCTGGCGCCTCTTTGGCCAGATGCTGACGAACTTCGACGATGAACGTCCGTCGCTACAAGGCACATTCGAGCTGACCTCCGGCATCGTTCTGGATTACGCCGTCATCCCGCTTCCCAATGCGCAGACCATGCTGACCTTCGTCAATATGACGGACAGTGCGCGGGCTGAGCGGGCACTGAAGGAAAAGAACGAGGCGCTCCGCAAGGCGGATGAACTGAAGAACGATTTCGTTCAGCACGTTTCCTATGAGCTACGCTCGCCGCTGACCAACATCATCGGCTTCACCGATCTCTTGAAGACGCCGGGAATCGGGCCGTTGAACGAACGCCAGTCGGAATATGTGGATCATATTTCTACCTCTTCTTCAGTGCTTCTCACCATCGTCAACGACATTCTTGATCTTGCAACGGTCGATGCCGGGATCATGGAGCTGAGCTACAGCGATGTGGAGCTTGATGATCTGCTGGACGACGTTGCCATGCAGATTGCAGACAGGTTGAACGAGAACAGTGTCATGCTCGAGATTGTCGCGCCACGCGGCATGGGAAGCATCGTGGCGGATCAACAGCGCCTGAAACAGATCCTGATCAAGCTGATTACCAATGCCGCAAATTTTGCACCGGAAGGGTCAACCATCACGTTGAGCAGCTGGCGCGAAGGCCTGAATGTCTATTTCTCCGTGGCCGATAATGGTCCCGGTATTCCGGAAGAGGTTCTGCCGACGGTGTTCAACCGCTTCTCCAGCGGCAAGGGCGGCAAGCGCAGCGGCGCAGGCCTCGGCCTGTCCATCGTCGAAAGCTTTGTACATCTGCACAAGGGCGATGTGAAGATTGACAGCAAGCCGGGCGTCGGCACCACCGTCACCTGCCGTATTCCGAGCGCCGTCTATGCTCGTTCTGTCGCGGCCGAATGA
- the tsaE gene encoding tRNA (adenosine(37)-N6)-threonylcarbamoyltransferase complex ATPase subunit type 1 TsaE, whose protein sequence is MSSASVISLLLQDEAETIRLGEDLALALKPGDCLCLSGDLGAGKSTLARAFIRAMAEDSELEVPSPTFTLVQSYDLRIPISHFDLYRLADGSELDELGLDEALSDGICLVEWPEMAVTELPKDRIRLTLTHEGAGRRVEITGSTTAMARISRALLIRQFLTKHGYADGQRRYLTGDASLRAYETLLCQDGKRYILMDWPRRPDGPPVLDGKPYPKVAHLAEEVLPFVAIAQYLRDIGLRAPDIVASDFDSGLLLLEDLGQSSVLDDGGKPITERYMASIDCLAHLHHQTAPTIIAVDTQHQHQVPPFDPVAMKIETRLLIDWYFPWKNGGIQATDIQRESYSRVWDGLIAELGDCERHLLLRDYHSPNLIWQAHEEELRRIGLIDFQDAMIGPTAYDVASLVQDARVDIPSTLGDALLAHYLRLRHVQGNFDETSFLKAFAIMSAQRNCKLAGIWVRLKERDGKPGYLKHMPRTLRYLAAVLEHPVLAPLRQWMAQAGIDVSESRT, encoded by the coding sequence ATGAGCAGCGCATCCGTGATCTCTCTGCTTTTGCAAGACGAGGCGGAAACGATCCGGCTCGGCGAAGATTTGGCGCTGGCGCTAAAGCCCGGTGACTGCCTGTGCCTGTCAGGTGACCTTGGAGCCGGTAAATCGACGCTGGCCAGAGCCTTTATCCGTGCGATGGCGGAAGATTCCGAGCTAGAGGTCCCAAGCCCGACATTTACTCTGGTCCAGAGCTATGACCTGCGCATTCCCATCTCGCATTTCGATCTTTATCGTCTGGCAGACGGATCCGAACTCGACGAACTGGGGCTCGACGAGGCGCTCTCTGATGGTATCTGTCTCGTCGAATGGCCGGAAATGGCCGTTACGGAGCTGCCGAAAGATCGCATCCGCCTCACCCTGACGCATGAGGGAGCGGGACGACGCGTCGAAATCACCGGCTCAACCACTGCCATGGCGCGAATCAGCCGCGCCCTGTTGATCCGGCAGTTTCTGACAAAACACGGCTATGCCGATGGACAACGGCGGTATCTGACCGGGGACGCCTCTTTACGCGCCTATGAAACGCTTCTTTGCCAGGACGGCAAGCGATACATCCTCATGGACTGGCCACGCAGACCGGATGGTCCTCCCGTGCTGGATGGCAAGCCCTATCCAAAAGTTGCGCATCTGGCGGAAGAGGTTTTGCCCTTTGTCGCAATTGCGCAATACCTGCGCGACATCGGGTTGCGCGCCCCGGATATCGTGGCCAGCGATTTCGATAGCGGTCTGCTTCTGCTGGAAGATCTTGGGCAAAGCAGCGTTCTGGACGATGGCGGAAAGCCAATCACTGAACGCTACATGGCGTCCATCGACTGTCTGGCACATCTGCATCACCAAACGGCGCCAACGATCATCGCCGTCGACACGCAGCACCAACATCAGGTTCCGCCATTCGATCCTGTTGCAATGAAGATCGAGACGCGTTTGCTGATCGATTGGTACTTCCCCTGGAAGAACGGTGGCATACAGGCCACCGATATCCAACGGGAAAGCTATTCTCGCGTCTGGGACGGATTGATCGCAGAGCTTGGTGATTGCGAGCGGCATCTTCTGTTGAGAGACTATCACTCGCCCAATCTTATCTGGCAGGCGCATGAGGAAGAATTGCGCCGGATCGGCCTCATCGATTTCCAGGATGCGATGATCGGTCCAACCGCCTATGATGTGGCGTCTCTCGTACAGGACGCCCGCGTGGATATTCCTTCCACGCTGGGCGATGCCTTGCTGGCACACTATCTCAGACTTCGCCACGTTCAGGGAAACTTCGACGAGACCAGTTTTCTGAAGGCCTTCGCCATCATGTCCGCGCAGCGCAATTGCAAGCTCGCAGGCATATGGGTGCGCTTGAAGGAGCGTGACGGGAAACCGGGATATCTGAAGCACATGCCTCGGACGCTTCGCTATCTCGCTGCGGTTCTTGAACATCCCGTTCTTGCGCCGCTCCGGCAATGGATGGCACAAGCAGGGATCGACGTCAGCGAATCACGGACCTGA
- a CDS encoding nucleotidyltransferase family protein: MTIQNAMVLAAGLGTRLRPITDRLPKPLVPVGGRPMIDYVLDSLAEAGVTKVAINIHHHADMMLSHLAKRMDMEILISDERDRLMNNGGGLVKGLKLLPDGPVLVMNADLFWVGEPENQLSNLRELIQFFDPDRMDMAMLCVTLEQAIGHDGKKDFNLDAEARLTRYSEGDPTPVVYAGAFVVDTAFFADAPDEPFNLNIYFDKAIRNGRLFGTMLSGHWITVGSPDGLEAAEGFLGTRQLIASGAG; encoded by the coding sequence ATGACTATCCAGAACGCGATGGTACTGGCCGCCGGGCTTGGCACTCGCCTTCGCCCGATCACCGACCGATTGCCAAAGCCGCTCGTACCTGTGGGCGGCCGTCCCATGATCGATTACGTGCTGGACAGCCTTGCGGAAGCAGGCGTGACGAAAGTCGCCATCAACATACACCACCACGCCGATATGATGCTCTCGCATCTGGCGAAGCGCATGGACATGGAAATCCTGATCTCGGATGAGCGGGACCGGTTGATGAACAACGGCGGCGGTCTCGTCAAAGGGCTGAAGCTCTTGCCGGACGGTCCCGTGCTCGTCATGAATGCCGACCTCTTCTGGGTTGGCGAGCCGGAAAATCAGCTTTCCAATCTGCGCGAACTGATTCAGTTCTTCGATCCCGATCGGATGGATATGGCCATGCTGTGCGTTACGCTGGAGCAGGCTATCGGCCACGACGGAAAAAAGGACTTCAATCTGGATGCCGAGGCACGGCTCACGCGGTATTCCGAAGGCGATCCAACGCCTGTCGTCTATGCCGGTGCTTTCGTCGTGGATACGGCTTTCTTTGCCGATGCGCCAGACGAACCTTTCAACCTGAACATCTATTTTGACAAAGCCATACGGAACGGTCGGCTTTTCGGCACGATGCTGAGCGGTCACTGGATTACGGTTGGCTCTCCCGACGGACTGGAGGCTGCGGAAGGGTTTCTCGGGACACGGCAGCTGATCGCGTCCGGAGCAGGTTGA
- the addB gene encoding double-strand break repair protein AddB, with translation MEARHRKRVLTVPPAAPFLKTVASALCEGRVLDSFRYEASDPLALAKVTLYVPTRRAARVLRSEFVDYLGGQSAILPVIRPLGETDDDSGLFDLTAPEEMDLAMPISGTQRLLELGRLILAWRNALPQAVMDVHQTSPLVAPASPADAIWLARSLVELIDAMETEDRDWSDLDKLRTTEHSLWWQLSAEFLKIASQFWPTRLEELKRSSPARHQAAIINAEARRIAMRQHDGPVIVAGSTGSVPAAANLIAAIAGLRNGAVVLPGLDRSMPDDQWAMLGLGDLAGRPDPASRSHPQYGFHRLLRKLELDRCDVIELGEAPGDLECRNLLLSQALAPADATDSWNRWRKEAAPEMVEDAFSRVALIEAANEREEAAAIAIALRLALEKPGLDGQSQVALITPDRALARRVTAELQRFWITADDTAGTPLSATPQGTFLSVLLQAVLLPGDPVAITSLLKHPLARFGMPDTARNAAGDAVELFALRGGLEKPDITALAALVDAGIASHKESRHPKQWRLSLSEDVAALAKALADKIQKAVDPLASAVQPPRMDGRRFTDRLTLSDWAERTGRALEAAAMSETGDLSMLWLGEAGERLASLLSDIMTTDGQIEADGQQWIDILAALMASQAVKPRSLAHPRVFIYGTMESRLQRADTVVIGGMNEGSWPGQSTNNPFLSRSMKADIGLEPPERRTGQLAHDFIMANGTRDLIYTRSLRQGGAPTVASRWLQRLLALGGKSLKVQMLSRGEDYRRWAQMIDDTPAGEGQSLGRRPSPKPPAELQPRKYSFSEVGRLRRDPYSIYARRILRLDPLDGFNQEPGAAERGTLYHRIIERFVKAAPASHEAAFMMDDLIREEFATARLPLHIDQVWRPRFREVARAFIRWHDRRAPDVRRTYTELAAGYEIPEAGIRLTGIADRIDIKGNGHADLIDYKTGLSPTVSQARALLDPQLPLEAAALQAGAFRVLGQVLPDDLLYVRLRPGERFTCDKVNNEGAKETARTKPKSAFELASDSIAQLTAFVTRLRSGDVGFASRLIPFQQGDFGGEYDHLARVAEWSTADAEEADGDE, from the coding sequence ATGGAAGCGCGGCACAGAAAACGGGTTCTGACCGTTCCTCCGGCGGCGCCATTTCTGAAAACGGTGGCATCAGCGCTCTGTGAAGGGCGCGTTCTGGACAGCTTCCGCTACGAGGCAAGCGATCCGCTTGCGCTCGCCAAGGTCACTCTTTACGTCCCGACCCGTCGCGCGGCACGCGTTCTCCGTTCCGAGTTCGTGGATTACCTCGGCGGTCAATCAGCCATTCTGCCGGTGATCCGCCCCTTGGGCGAAACCGATGACGATAGCGGTCTCTTCGACCTGACGGCACCGGAAGAGATGGATCTTGCCATGCCGATCAGTGGCACGCAAAGGCTGCTGGAACTGGGACGGTTGATCCTGGCATGGCGCAATGCGCTTCCACAGGCGGTGATGGATGTTCATCAAACTTCCCCCCTTGTGGCACCGGCAAGCCCTGCAGATGCGATATGGCTGGCACGTTCGCTGGTCGAACTCATTGATGCGATGGAGACGGAAGACAGAGACTGGAGCGATCTCGACAAACTGCGAACAACCGAGCATTCGCTGTGGTGGCAACTTTCGGCTGAGTTTCTGAAGATCGCCAGCCAGTTCTGGCCCACCAGACTGGAGGAGTTGAAGCGCTCTTCCCCTGCCCGCCATCAGGCTGCGATCATCAACGCGGAAGCCAGACGCATCGCCATGCGCCAGCATGACGGACCGGTAATCGTCGCTGGGTCGACGGGCTCCGTTCCGGCCGCTGCCAACCTGATTGCTGCCATTGCCGGACTTCGAAACGGTGCCGTCGTTCTACCAGGCCTGGACCGATCCATGCCGGATGATCAATGGGCGATGCTGGGGCTGGGCGATCTGGCGGGAAGGCCGGACCCTGCAAGCAGAAGCCATCCTCAATACGGATTTCACCGACTCTTGCGAAAGCTGGAGCTGGACCGTTGCGATGTCATCGAACTGGGCGAGGCACCAGGCGATCTCGAATGCCGCAACCTGTTGCTGTCGCAAGCGCTCGCCCCAGCCGATGCAACAGACAGCTGGAACCGTTGGCGCAAGGAGGCAGCGCCAGAAATGGTGGAAGACGCCTTTTCTCGCGTGGCGCTCATCGAGGCGGCAAACGAGCGGGAAGAGGCTGCCGCCATTGCGATCGCATTGCGTCTTGCACTTGAGAAGCCTGGCCTGGATGGCCAGTCGCAGGTGGCCCTGATTACACCCGACCGAGCGTTGGCACGTCGAGTCACGGCGGAACTGCAGCGCTTCTGGATTACCGCCGACGATACGGCCGGTACGCCTCTGTCCGCTACACCGCAGGGCACTTTTCTGTCGGTGCTTCTGCAGGCCGTTCTTTTACCGGGAGATCCCGTTGCGATCACGTCACTTCTCAAGCATCCGCTGGCCCGGTTCGGCATGCCGGATACGGCCAGAAACGCGGCTGGAGATGCGGTTGAACTTTTTGCCTTGCGCGGAGGACTGGAGAAACCGGATATCACAGCTCTTGCAGCGCTTGTCGACGCCGGGATCGCTTCGCATAAAGAGAGTCGACATCCGAAGCAGTGGCGGCTTTCTCTCAGCGAAGACGTTGCGGCTCTCGCCAAAGCTCTTGCAGACAAAATTCAGAAAGCCGTCGATCCGCTTGCCAGTGCAGTACAACCACCCCGAATGGATGGGAGGCGATTTACGGATCGGCTGACGCTGTCGGATTGGGCAGAACGCACCGGCAGGGCGCTTGAAGCAGCGGCGATGTCCGAGACCGGGGACCTGAGCATGCTCTGGCTCGGTGAGGCCGGTGAACGCCTTGCCTCTCTGCTGTCCGACATCATGACGACCGATGGTCAGATCGAAGCCGATGGGCAACAGTGGATCGATATTCTGGCAGCGTTGATGGCAAGTCAGGCCGTCAAGCCTCGCTCGCTCGCACATCCGCGCGTGTTCATCTACGGCACCATGGAATCACGCCTGCAGCGAGCCGATACAGTCGTGATCGGCGGCATGAATGAGGGATCGTGGCCTGGCCAGTCCACCAATAATCCGTTTTTGTCCCGCAGCATGAAGGCGGATATCGGTCTGGAGCCACCCGAGCGCAGAACGGGGCAGTTGGCGCATGACTTCATCATGGCGAATGGAACGCGGGATCTGATCTATACCCGCTCGCTGCGACAGGGAGGAGCGCCAACCGTGGCGTCTCGATGGCTGCAACGTTTGCTGGCTCTGGGAGGCAAGTCGCTCAAGGTACAAATGCTCTCCCGAGGGGAAGACTATCGCCGCTGGGCGCAGATGATTGACGATACACCTGCAGGCGAAGGTCAGTCATTGGGGCGACGTCCTTCTCCCAAGCCACCGGCTGAACTTCAGCCGAGAAAGTATTCCTTCAGCGAAGTGGGGCGGCTGCGCAGAGATCCCTATTCGATTTACGCCCGGCGCATCCTGCGACTGGATCCCCTTGATGGCTTCAATCAGGAGCCCGGTGCAGCCGAGCGCGGAACCTTGTACCACCGGATTATCGAGCGTTTCGTCAAGGCAGCACCGGCAAGTCACGAAGCAGCATTCATGATGGACGATCTGATCCGCGAGGAGTTCGCCACTGCCCGCTTACCACTGCATATCGACCAGGTCTGGCGACCTCGCTTCCGCGAGGTTGCCCGCGCCTTCATTCGCTGGCACGACCGGCGAGCGCCTGATGTCAGGCGTACCTATACGGAACTTGCAGCAGGCTACGAGATACCAGAGGCTGGAATTCGCCTGACCGGCATAGCCGACCGTATCGATATCAAGGGCAATGGTCATGCCGATCTCATCGATTACAAGACGGGTCTGAGCCCAACTGTTTCGCAGGCAAGGGCATTGCTCGATCCGCAACTCCCTCTGGAGGCCGCAGCTTTGCAGGCCGGTGCGTTCAGGGTTCTGGGGCAGGTCTTGCCGGACGATCTTCTCTATGTGCGCCTTCGACCCGGCGAACGTTTCACGTGCGACAAGGTAAACAATGAGGGTGCGAAGGAAACGGCCAGGACAAAGCCGAAATCAGCCTTCGAGCTTGCGAGCGATTCGATTGCTCAACTGACTGCCTTCGTAACCCGTCTGCGCAGTGGCGATGTCGGATTCGCATCACGGCTCATCCCCTTCCAGCAGGGCGATTTTGGAGGAGAGTACGATCATCTGGCGCGCGTTGCCGAGTGGTCTACCGCCGATGCAGAGGAGGCTGATGGGGATGAGTGA